Part of the Corallococcus soli genome is shown below.
CACGCACGCTGACACCGAAGGCCTCATCGGCTTCTTCATCAACCAGCTCGTCATGCGCGGCGACCTGTCCGGCGACCCCACCTTCCGCGAACTCCTGGGCCGCACGCGCCAGGTGGCGCTCGGGGCCTACGCCCACCAGGACGTCCCCTTCGAGGAGCTGGTGCGCGTGACCAACCCTGAGCGCAGCCTCGCTCACGCCCCCATCTTCCAGGTGAAGCTCGTCCTGCAGAACACCCCGACCACCGAGCTGCGCGTGCCGGGGCTCATCTTCCGGGGCGCGGAGATCGACACGGGCGCATCGAAGTTCGACCTCACGCTCTCCATCAACGAGACGCCCGAGGGCCTGGTCTGCATCAGCAACTACAGCACCGACCTGTACGAAGCCGGCACCCTGGCCCGACTCATGGAGCACCTCCAGGTCCTGATGGAGGCGGCCGTCGCCGCGCCGGACACGCGCCTGTCCGCGCTGCCCCTGCTCACCGAGT
Proteins encoded:
- a CDS encoding condensation domain-containing protein, producing THADTEGLIGFFINQLVMRGDLSGDPTFRELLGRTRQVALGAYAHQDVPFEELVRVTNPERSLAHAPIFQVKLVLQNTPTTELRVPGLIFRGAEIDTGASKFDLTLSINETPEGLVCISNYSTDLYEAGTLARLMEHLQVLMEAAVAAPDTRLSALPLLTESERQQVLLDWNDTHAELAEACAHHLFEAQAQRTPDALALQMGERTLTYRQLDERANQLAHHLRTLGVGPEVLVALCVERSPELVVSILAILKAGGA